Genomic segment of Gemmatimonadota bacterium:
CCCGCGAGATCACCGTCACCTGCGGCGCCACCGAGGCCATGGCCGCCACACTGCTGGCGCTCATCGATCCGGGCGACGAGGTCCTCATTCTCGAGCCCTACTACGAGAACTACGGCCCCGATGCCGTACTGTGCGGCGCTCACCCCGTCTGGGTACCGCTCGAGGGAGAACTGGACCTGGACCGCCTGGCCGCCGCCGTCTCGTCACGCACGCGCGCCCTGGTGCTCAACACGCCCAACAACCCAACGGGCCGGGTGCTGACCCGAGCGGAGCTCGAAGGCGTGGCGGCGCTATGCCGGCGCCGTGACCTGCTGGCCGTGACCGACGAGATATACGAGCACATTGTGTACGAGGGCCAGCACATCCCCCTGGCCAGCTTCGAGGGCATGCGGGAGCGGACCATCACGGTGAGCGGCCTCTCCAAGACCTTCAGCATCACGGGCTGGCGAGTCGGCACCATTGTCGCGCCCGCCGAGCTGACCGACGCCATCCGCAAGGTGCACGATTTCCTGACCGTGGGCGCGCCCGCGCCGCTGCAGGAGGCGTGCGCCGCGGCCCTCGAGAGCCTGGGCCCGGACTACTACCACGGGCTCACCCGCGATTACCGCGCCCGCCGCGATGTGCTGTACCAGGCGCTCTGCGACGCCGGTTTCCGCTGCGCGCCGCCCCAGGGCGCGTACTACATCATGGCCGATTTTTCCTCGCTCAGTGAATTGGACGACGTCGCCTTCGCCCGCCGGCTGGCGCGCGACGTGGGCGTCGCCGCCGTCCCCGGCTCCAGCTTCTACCACCAGGCGGCAATGGGTGGGAGCTTCGTCCGCTTCGCCTTCTGCAAGCGCCTCGAAACCCTGGCCGAGGCCGGCCAGCGGCTGCGCGGCGCCCGGTCCTAGTACGCCCGAAAACCCTCCCCTAGCCGCCGTGCGATCCCACCTGCACCAGGCCGGTGCCGCGGTCGACCCGGACGCCGAAGACGCGGAACCCCGCCCAAACGCTCAGCGGCAGGAGCAGCACAGCCATGAGCGTGGGCACAACCACCGCGACGCCGGCGGGCAGCACCGGCCGCAGCAGCGCGCGAGCCACGCCCCAGATCGCCAGGAAGAGCACCAGCGCCGCGACCAGCCCCAGGAGCTGGCGGAGCGGCGTGCCGCCCTCGATGCGGATGCCCGTGCCGCCCACGTAAATCGCCACCACGGTCCAGAACACGCAGAATGGAACCAGCCAAGCCAGCATCGGTCGCCTCCTTGCTTGTGGTCTCTAAAGAAACTCGCCGTGGGGACCCCGAGCGCCGGCGCCCTCATCCTCCGCCAGGCTGCGCCTCGGGCGGCAACTTAGTGGTCGAGTTCGTCAGTACGATCGAATTCGACCACCTAAAATCGCAGGGACAGTCCCACCCGAGCCTGCAGCACATGGCTGGGGTCCAGGTCGACGTCGACGCGCGCATCGGGGTCGAGCGTCTCGTCCTGCAGCTCCCGCGTCATCCGACGCGAGAGCTCCGTGTTGTTCCAGAAGGTGACGAAATCGGAGAGCGCCAGATGAAAGCCGAAGCGCGGCGACCAGAGTGTGGACTCCGCCAGCAGCCCAATGCTCACCGCCCAGTGCGTGATCGGCTCGGTCACCTCCGGCGGCGAGTCCGGATCCTCCGGCGGGTCCTCCCGGATCAATGCCGGCGCGATGACCAGACTGGCCGTGGGGTGGCGGATCCGCAGGCCCGCCTCCTCGTCCCGCAGCCGTACGCCCAGCCCCAGCGTGGCAAAGAGCAGCGTGCCCTCTCGCCCGGCAATCTCCGTCTCCTGACCCTCTGAGGTGAACGTGCCACGGCTGTCGCCGCGCGTCGTGTAGATGAGCGCGCCGCTCACCGTCAGCGGGCCCAACGC
This window contains:
- a CDS encoding aminotransferase class I/II-fold pyridoxal phosphate-dependent enzyme, yielding MPHPTALQRTARRTHGFTESVIREMTRVANEHGAINLAQGFPDFAAPEVLKEAACAAIRADINQYAITWGAPRLRRALASSYGRFYGMEVDEAREITVTCGATEAMAATLLALIDPGDEVLILEPYYENYGPDAVLCGAHPVWVPLEGELDLDRLAAAVSSRTRALVLNTPNNPTGRVLTRAELEGVAALCRRRDLLAVTDEIYEHIVYEGQHIPLASFEGMRERTITVSGLSKTFSITGWRVGTIVAPAELTDAIRKVHDFLTVGAPAPLQEACAAALESLGPDYYHGLTRDYRARRDVLYQALCDAGFRCAPPQGAYYIMADFSSLSELDDVAFARRLARDVGVAAVPGSSFYHQAAMGGSFVRFAFCKRLETLAEAGQRLRGARS